The Notamacropus eugenii isolate mMacEug1 chromosome 4, mMacEug1.pri_v2, whole genome shotgun sequence DNA window ACCTGTTGGTGGTTGCTcagaagagtgacatgatcaaagttattttttattcactttttccAGTGATCAAACATCCTCTCTCCATctggaatgaaaaaatgaaggaaggaaagaaggaaagaaagaaggaagggaaggaaggaaggaaggaaggaaggaaggaaggaaggaaggaaggaaggaaggaaggaaggaagggagggagggagggagggagggagggagggagggaaggagggaaaggaagaaagagggaggaccCCTGATTTATATAAGCAGTCAGCCAGAACAAATTCCTgtgacattagtcatgttgtggtaGGAACTTTTGTCCCTACCATAACAAGTACAATAGTATTGGTGATAAAGGCTGTCATCATAGTTGCAGCTGTGATAGTGGTCGTGGCTTTAAGAGTCCCATCTTGTTTCATGATGGTAGAGGCTACATTGGTTTTAGGAGGAAGCTATGGAGGTGGCTGATGGAGTTTCTGGTACACTGGTAGGAGCATGGGATCATATAGTGCTTGATTCACCTGCGGTGGAAACTAAAGGGGTTAAAGTTGAAGCTACAGTGGTGCCTATAGGGGTAACAAGAGCAATTTTAGTGGTGCTTGCAGTGACTTCAGTTGAAGCTATGGTGGTACACATTGTGGCCTCAGTAGCAGCTGTggttgggggaaaagaaaaagaaaataacatttattaagcccctactatgtgccaggcactgggctaagcattttacaaatattatctcatatttttgatcctcacaatatccctgagaatactcttattatctccattttatagttgagaaaattgaggcagacagaggtcaggAGACTTGTTCATGctcgcacagctaataagtgtctgaggctagatctgaattctggtcttcctgactccaggctcagtgctctctcTATGGTGCTATCTAGCTGCTTCCAGACACTTATGACAATGACCTAAGGAGTAGGTGTTGCTAGGTCACTTGAAGTTGTGGTGGTGTTTGCGGAGCTACCAGGACTAGTTGTGGTGTTAGGAACAGTTAAGGTAGCATTTGAAGTGGCTGATGTAGAGGCATCTGTTGTACTTGCTATGGTTGTGGTTGCTACAGTGGCTGTGGTGGAGTCCATAGAGGTGATAGAACTTGTCGTGATGGCAGTACTTGCAGTTGTGGCCATGGCCTTTTGTGGCAACTGAATGATAATTGgagaattattattaaaattactCTTCACCAGACTCAGTATCAGCACTCCTATTGTAGTGGTAATTACACAGGCCAAAAGACAGGccaaaaatattttccatagTGACCATTCTTTGCCCTgcaaggaaagaaattaaattggTTAGCCATTAGGAGTCTTCTCCCTTGTAAGAGTCTTTTactctttaacatttttatcagtactTCAGATTAAGCACAAATAGCACATTCATAAAATTTGCAGAAGAGACAAAAATGGAAGGGAGAGCTAACCCATTAGGTAACAAagtcaggattttttaaaaaaaatctttggttaCTCTGTGAATTCTCAGATGAAATACAAAGGCCAGGAAGGTCAAGTATATAAGGCCTTCCACGATGTGACTCAATGTAGCCCCATTTCCCACTGATGTCCTTTATATACTGCATGTTGCAGCCAAAGTATtacctatttttttccaaatcaacATGTTCTCTCCATCCTCTGTGAATTTACACAGGTTGTCTCCCATATCTGGAAGGcactcctttctcatttctgccatTCAGAATCGTTCTGCTACCTCTAGGTTCAACTCAGTTATTACCTCCTAGATGAAGTCCTCCCTCAAATTTTCCACCTCCATTCCAGCTAAAAGTGCTGCCTCCTCAAGTTTTTCTAGAGTATTTTGTCTGAATTTCTCCATTGCTCCCATCATACTCCACATTACAtgaaggagcagctaggtggtgcagtggacagagcaccagggtAGGAGTCAGAAGTTCAAAcctcgcctcagacacttgacactcactagctgtgtgaccttgggcaagtcagttaaccccagttgcctcatcctgggtcatctccagtcatcctgatgaatatctggtcactggattcagatggctctgaggagaagtgaggctggtgacctgcacagccctccctcactcaaaacaaagtcaagtgcaagtcatgtcatcatttctctgatggcatggtcttcttcggcaatgaaggatgaacacacacgttACATGAAACTATTAGCATATAATCATTTTGTGGTTCATATAATAACAAGAGATTGTCTTTGATTgcattataaattctttgagtgTGGTAGTAACtgtcattttaaaactttttctgtCTTCAGCATCTAGCATACTACCTTCCACAATTTTTgttgaaatgaactgaatttgAGCAGGATACAACGAGGGCCTGAATCTAAGAAAGTTAAAAGAGAAACGTAAAGACATATACCTGGGTGCAAAAAGCAACTGC harbors:
- the DYNAP gene encoding dynactin-associated protein; protein product: MEGKYRKHPLTPEQPGIQTSFQNPSGQAPFQSQAVFHSQHHGHSEIDSRPFVVCTNPGVLGQSASSTIACHQGKEWSLWKIFLACLLACVITTTIGVLILSLVKSNFNNNSPIIIQLPQKAMATTASTAITTSSITSMDSTTATVATTTIASTTDASTSATSNATLTVPNTTTSPGSSANTTTTSSDLATPTP